AGCCTTCGAGCCCGAACGGCGCAAAGAAAGGCGCGGCGTGCGCCCGGGCCCGCGCGCGGGTCTCGCCCCGGATCACCAGCGGCAGGATCACATTGTCCAGTACGGTGCGATATTCGAGCAGCAGGTCCTTTTGCAGCATGTAGCTCACGCGGCCGGCTACGCCGGTGATCTCGCCGCCGGAGAGCAGGACACGGCCGGCGTCGGGTGCGTCCACCCCGGCCAGCACATGGAAGAGCGTCGTTTTGCCGACGCCCGAAGGGCCAAGCAGCGACACGCAGCCACCCGCCGGCAGTGTCAGAGAGATATCCTCCACCACCGGGACGCCCTCGTAGCGTCGGGTGATGTGTTCACAGGCGAACAGCGGCGTCATGTGGGCAGATACTCGTTCGTGAAGCCCTGCTCGCGGATGTCCTCTTGCAGCAGGCCGTTTTCGAACATCCAAGCGTAGAAGGCGCCCCAGCGCACCGGGTCGATCTCGCCCCAGCGGGGCGCATCCGCCTGATAACGCGTGGCCAGATAGGCCTGGCTGCGTCGCACCAGCGTTTCGTCGAGCTCCGGCGCGTACCGCAGAAGGATGTCGGCGGCCTCGTCCGGATTTTCCATCGCGAACTGATATCCGCGGCTGACCGCGCGGAGAAAGGCCCTGACCTCGTCCGGGTTGGCGGCGGCGTAGTCCGTGTTGGTCACAATCACCGGCGTATAGAAGTCCAGCGTGGGATCGAGCTGCCCCAGATCGAGAAAGGTTGCGTCAATGTTGTTTTTCTCCGCCGCGACGCCGTCCCACGCGTAGTAGATCCAAATGGAATCCACATCGGTCTGGAGTGCGGAGAATGCGTCGGTCGCATGATTCGGGATCATTTTGACGTTTTCAAAAACCCCGCCGTCCGCTTCCACGATACGGCGGATCACCGCGTCGACCAGCGGTGTCTCCCAGGTCGCGAACCGCTTGCCTTCCAGGTCCCGCGGACGCTCGATGCCGCTCTTCTTTAGCGACAGGAGGCCGCTCGTGTTGTGACAGACGATCGCCGCGACGGCTGTGACGGGTAGGGCATCCGTTTTCCGGGCGATGGCGGGGCCGAGCCCCTCCTGCACGTCCACGGCAAATTCCGCGTTGCCCGCGCCGAGCAGCACCAGCGCGCCGTCCTCCGGCGGCTGCATGATCTCCACCTTGAGACCTTCGTTTTCGAAATATCCCTTCTCTTGTGCCACATAGAGACCGGTGTGGTTGGTGTTCGGTGTCCAGTCCAGCACAAAGCGGACGACACCGCTCCCTTCATGTCCGCCCCGGCAGGCGGTGCATGCGGCGAGCAGACACGCGGCGGCCAGAAGCCGGCACAGTTTCTTCTTCAAAAATGACAGCCCCTTTTAATTTCCATATTTTAAAAAATTCATCATCTCAAGACGACGAATGAGATGAGCGGTCCCACGGCATGAGCCGGCGCGCGAGGCGGGTCGTCAACGTGACCAGCGCGACGCTCAGGGCGGAGACCAGCAGGATCACGGCGAACATCTTGTCAAACGAATACGATTTGCGCACGCGGGTCATATAGACCCCGAGCCCGGCGGTGCCGCCGAGCCACTCC
This region of Oscillospiraceae bacterium genomic DNA includes:
- a CDS encoding ABC transporter substrate-binding protein, which gives rise to MKKKLCRLLAAACLLAACTACRGGHEGSGVVRFVLDWTPNTNHTGLYVAQEKGYFENEGLKVEIMQPPEDGALVLLGAGNAEFAVDVQEGLGPAIARKTDALPVTAVAAIVCHNTSGLLSLKKSGIERPRDLEGKRFATWETPLVDAVIRRIVEADGGVFENVKMIPNHATDAFSALQTDVDSIWIYYAWDGVAAEKNNIDATFLDLGQLDPTLDFYTPVIVTNTDYAAANPDEVRAFLRAVSRGYQFAMENPDEAADILLRYAPELDETLVRRSQAYLATRYQADAPRWGEIDPVRWGAFYAWMFENGLLQEDIREQGFTNEYLPT